The proteins below are encoded in one region of bacterium:
- a CDS encoding MerR family transcriptional regulator has translation MFIGEVSKKTGFSRDTIRFYEKVGVIGKNLSRGENRYRQYGDTDILRLQRIKKIKAYGFTLTEIKKILEAWETDTVTCNAMLKIARKKTREIEIKIREMERIKERISVEFKRCALQCYNNRCKIL, from the coding sequence ATGTTCATCGGCGAAGTTTCAAAAAAAACCGGATTTAGCCGCGACACAATTCGTTTTTATGAAAAAGTAGGGGTGATCGGAAAAAATCTTTCACGCGGCGAAAACCGATATCGGCAATACGGCGATACAGACATTCTGCGCCTCCAGCGTATTAAAAAAATCAAAGCGTACGGCTTTACGCTTACGGAAATCAAAAAAATTCTGGAAGCTTGGGAGACGGACACCGTTACCTGTAATGCTATGTTGAAAATTGCACGAAAAAAGACCCGGGAAATAGAAATTAAAATCCGGGAGATGGAACGAATAAAAGAACGTATCAGCGTTGAATTCAAACGATGCGCTCTTCAATGTTACAATAACCGATGCAAAATTTTATAA
- a CDS encoding response regulator transcription factor — translation MFKTVILYGIAMAALIALLKFIEYRFFVRDFTLEIYIGAVAVIFSFIGVWAGRRLTRVKVILARPDFTCDEKALQKLDISKREYEILELIAQGLSNQEIADRLYVSINTIKTHSSNLFMKLDARRRTQAIQRAKELRILP, via the coding sequence ATGTTTAAAACAGTTATTCTATACGGCATCGCCATGGCGGCATTGATTGCTTTACTTAAATTCATCGAGTACCGGTTTTTTGTTCGCGATTTTACACTGGAGATTTATATCGGTGCGGTGGCAGTGATTTTTTCTTTCATTGGCGTTTGGGCTGGACGGCGATTGACACGGGTTAAAGTCATTCTCGCTCGCCCCGATTTTACATGTGATGAGAAAGCCTTACAAAAACTTGATATCAGTAAACGTGAATATGAAATACTCGAATTGATAGCACAAGGATTATCCAACCAAGAAATAGCTGACAGACTTTACGTTTCCATCAATACGATTAAGACTCATTCATCCAATCTTTTTATGAAATTAGACGCCCGGCGGCGTACTCAAGCAATCCAACGGGCCAAAGAACTTCGTATCCTCCCTTAA
- a CDS encoding DUF4199 domain-containing protein, translated as MRKIVWTFGLLCGGLITIFLWVMMFFMEKGVLTFDNGDLVGYASMIVSLSMIFFGIKSYRDRHQNGSIKFLTGLQIGLLISVIASLMYATGWEIYYQSSPNAKNNFMNEYADYCVKKMKNEGASEADIEKATKDMDGMKEIYKNFLPRFGITLMEIFPVGLAVSLICAGILRRKEVLPE; from the coding sequence ATGCGCAAGATAGTATGGACATTTGGATTATTGTGTGGAGGCCTGATCACGATCTTTTTATGGGTCATGATGTTTTTCATGGAAAAAGGCGTTCTAACTTTCGACAATGGCGACCTTGTCGGCTATGCCAGCATGATCGTATCTCTGTCTATGATCTTTTTTGGAATCAAATCGTACCGCGATCGGCATCAAAACGGGTCTATTAAATTTTTAACGGGATTGCAGATCGGCCTTTTAATCTCGGTGATTGCATCACTCATGTATGCTACCGGTTGGGAAATTTATTACCAAAGCAGCCCCAACGCTAAAAATAATTTTATGAATGAATATGCGGACTATTGTGTTAAAAAAATGAAAAACGAAGGCGCTTCGGAAGCGGATATTGAAAAAGCAACGAAAGATATGGATGGCATGAAGGAAATATATAAAAATTTCCTGCCTAGATTTGGAATTACGTTGATGGAAATATTTCCAGTCGGCCTTGCCGTCTCGCTGATCTGCGCCGGTATATTACGTCGGAAAGAAGTTTTACCGGAATAA
- a CDS encoding MBL fold metallo-hydrolase has protein sequence MKFYNLIVCCCALIAPAVQSQTFSISYLGNMGVLIQDEKQSLIIDGLHSFYDSLYMYPPQSLVDSIINRQGRFENTRSLFVTHRHRDHFEPSLTLRFLKHPDARACVPQQAADSMALYEDFSLVRKRVFSLKPADRDTLSGMPYTVIALNIPHSSPQRHHAVQNIGYIIDIGGKKILHVGDMNADGQVLKALNLLHDNIDIAILPLWVVYDADNRKLVEQWIHPKSIIITHIYPGEKESELIEFEQQIPGSVIFYKLYQTVRF, from the coding sequence GTGAAGTTTTATAATCTCATTGTCTGCTGCTGTGCACTGATCGCACCGGCTGTTCAATCGCAAACGTTCAGCATCAGCTATTTAGGCAATATGGGTGTGCTGATCCAGGACGAAAAACAATCGCTGATCATTGACGGGTTGCATAGTTTTTATGATTCGCTGTATATGTATCCGCCTCAATCGCTGGTTGACTCAATTATAAATCGACAAGGACGTTTCGAAAACACGCGCTCGCTATTCGTCACGCATCGCCACCGTGATCATTTTGAGCCTTCGTTAACGTTACGTTTTTTGAAACATCCCGATGCCCGCGCATGTGTTCCGCAACAAGCGGCCGATTCAATGGCGTTATATGAAGATTTCTCGTTGGTTCGGAAACGTGTCTTCTCATTAAAACCAGCCGACAGAGACACGCTGTCGGGCATGCCTTATACGGTTATTGCACTAAATATTCCACACTCCTCTCCACAACGTCATCACGCCGTACAAAATATCGGATATATTATCGATATAGGTGGAAAAAAAATACTTCATGTCGGGGATATGAATGCGGATGGTCAGGTTTTGAAAGCGCTGAACCTATTACACGATAACATCGATATCGCGATCCTCCCTCTCTGGGTGGTGTACGATGCCGATAACCGTAAGTTGGTCGAACAATGGATTCACCCCAAATCAATCATCATTACCCATATTTATCCCGGTGAGAAAGAAAGTGAACTGATTGAATTTGAACAGCAGATTCCCGGTTCCGTGATCTTTTACAAACTCTATCAAACCGTTCGTTTCTAA
- a CDS encoding MBL fold metallo-hydrolase, translated as MKRFICSLLVILLGCTCSGWSQKQETARTYVCIPCGCIRDGEIFTKQGMCPSCGMYVVDKETGIAPPLEPKKIADGVYVIHHNAAATGFPQGNTTVIVGEREVLVVDACFLPSTAREDIAKIKTWTDKPVRYLVNTHWHYDHTWGNSTYAAAFPSIGIIAHKVTLEEMEGFNKEWLIRYPNDLKKLKQKVESGKDENGNPLKEDAIKAIKNDIAAREKVVAEFVNFTDRLPNLSFETELNINLGNREVQIKHMGLGNTAGDAVIFLPKEKILITGDILVYPTPYLCSGYPSEWNGTLQRMAALGPVQIVPGHGEILNDMSYLNQIVRLLTTTVSEVRRVFYKLGNGAQLEDVQKTMDLAAIRKEFAGDDKYLGDFFDRTVQGCLIRDAFYEVKLR; from the coding sequence ATGAAACGATTTATCTGTTCACTTCTCGTCATACTTTTGGGATGTACATGTTCAGGGTGGTCTCAAAAACAGGAAACGGCTCGCACGTATGTTTGTATTCCGTGCGGTTGCATCCGCGACGGTGAAATTTTTACTAAACAGGGGATGTGTCCGTCGTGCGGTATGTACGTTGTCGACAAAGAAACCGGCATAGCTCCGCCGCTTGAACCGAAGAAAATTGCCGACGGCGTTTACGTCATTCACCACAATGCCGCGGCCACGGGATTTCCTCAAGGCAACACCACGGTTATCGTCGGCGAACGCGAAGTGTTGGTAGTCGATGCCTGTTTTTTACCGTCCACCGCACGCGAAGACATTGCAAAAATAAAAACGTGGACGGACAAGCCGGTACGCTATCTTGTTAATACGCATTGGCATTACGATCACACATGGGGTAACAGTACGTACGCCGCGGCGTTTCCATCCATCGGTATCATCGCTCACAAAGTGACGCTGGAAGAAATGGAAGGCTTCAATAAAGAGTGGCTGATCCGGTATCCGAACGATTTGAAAAAACTCAAACAAAAAGTCGAATCGGGAAAAGATGAGAATGGAAATCCTCTTAAAGAAGATGCAATTAAAGCGATTAAAAACGATATCGCTGCCCGTGAGAAAGTTGTCGCTGAATTTGTCAATTTCACCGACCGGCTTCCGAATCTTTCTTTCGAAACGGAATTAAATATTAATCTCGGTAACCGTGAAGTCCAAATTAAACACATGGGACTCGGCAATACCGCCGGTGACGCGGTCATTTTTCTTCCGAAAGAAAAAATTCTTATCACGGGTGATATTCTGGTTTATCCGACGCCGTATTTATGCAGCGGCTATCCATCGGAATGGAATGGAACGCTTCAGCGCATGGCCGCGCTTGGTCCGGTACAGATTGTTCCGGGGCATGGGGAAATTTTAAATGATATGTCTTACCTGAACCAGATTGTTCGTTTATTGACCACGACTGTTTCCGAAGTCCGCCGCGTATTTTACAAACTGGGTAATGGCGCTCAACTTGAAGATGTGCAAAAAACCATGGATCTGGCGGCCATACGGAAGGAGTTTGCAGGCGATGATAAATATCTTGGCGATTTTTTTGATCGCACTGTTCAGGGTTGCTTAATTCGGGATGCGTTTTACGAAGTCAAATTGCGCTAA
- a CDS encoding helix-turn-helix domain-containing protein: MFWPALFSIGIAQGLFLITLIMIKGRKNFLASRLISIMIFLMMLSNFGYLAIRTELLYYIPQVYGLSFGSLFLFGPLLYFYSKAVLVNGFQWRRKDWLHFLPFLIQATTAIPWFLNDSEDWIVFIRTFLAGNLIVELYPKIVYAAQNFHLLIYIILTSQRIRLARQEHQQAKYVVPVSSRVRWLTGLTMCLALLLAAVFSMYIFVIVHGKFNPVTNYIYTVVTSGIIYFMAYSYVLNPELITPDFLQKYRTYMPFDGDIGERYLEKLKSLMDHEKLYVNPDLKLADLAEALSLPLHQVSKLINDKFGKSFTDLINAYRVQEFIDRVNRPEYQSHSVFGLALDVGFNSKSAFNSAFKKLTGKTPSEYRHESEKSGFSSPIL; this comes from the coding sequence ATGTTTTGGCCAGCGCTTTTTTCAATTGGAATTGCTCAAGGGTTATTTTTAATCACCTTGATCATGATCAAAGGTCGTAAAAACTTCCTTGCTTCCCGATTGATCAGCATTATGATTTTTCTGATGATGTTATCGAATTTCGGATATTTGGCTATCCGTACTGAGTTATTGTATTATATTCCTCAAGTCTATGGATTGTCTTTTGGATCGTTGTTTCTTTTTGGTCCTCTGTTATATTTTTATTCCAAAGCCGTTTTGGTAAACGGATTTCAATGGCGTAGAAAAGATTGGTTACATTTTCTCCCATTTTTAATTCAAGCGACGACGGCGATACCGTGGTTTCTGAATGATTCCGAAGATTGGATTGTTTTTATTCGTACCTTTCTTGCAGGTAATTTAATCGTCGAGCTTTATCCAAAAATCGTATATGCCGCCCAAAATTTTCATTTACTGATTTACATTATCTTGACGTCACAACGAATTCGTTTGGCAAGACAAGAACACCAACAGGCGAAGTACGTTGTTCCGGTTTCTTCACGTGTCCGATGGCTTACCGGCTTAACGATGTGTTTGGCGCTTTTACTGGCTGCAGTCTTTTCGATGTATATTTTTGTAATAGTGCATGGAAAATTCAACCCGGTCACGAATTACATCTATACCGTTGTCACTTCCGGAATTATCTATTTCATGGCTTATTCGTATGTACTAAATCCTGAATTGATCACGCCTGATTTTTTGCAGAAATACCGGACTTATATGCCGTTTGACGGCGATATAGGCGAGAGGTATCTGGAAAAATTGAAGTCCTTGATGGATCATGAAAAATTGTATGTGAATCCCGATTTAAAACTTGCAGATCTGGCTGAGGCATTAAGTTTGCCACTACATCAGGTTTCGAAACTGATTAACGATAAGTTTGGTAAATCGTTTACCGATCTGATCAACGCGTATCGCGTTCAAGAATTTATCGACCGCGTTAATCGCCCTGAATATCAGTCACATTCCGTTTTTGGCCTGGCGCTTGACGTTGGTTTTAATAGCAAATCCGCATTCAACTCTGCCTTTAAAAAACTGACCGGTAAAACACCTTCCGAATACCGTCATGAGTCTGAAAAATCAGGCTTTTCAAGTCCGATTTTATAA
- a CDS encoding ankyrin repeat domain-containing protein, with the protein MKSIMFLFITAIMFCGCSQPPKDRFSVTVTTNDSLILFDGQPIARIQDEIEEVSYVMSTLSDTLDKLKQEMVDSAEHSNKNFYGRLFVEMPPQLSYKLVFKIIFSSQFAHFGEIRLRGTLKNGSRIEIPVISDQGIGLLHRIIITPKGALLSVSNRWAPPAECRASLNNESAGSTFEVIAPGENEGWSPSIFVPVSDDLKELKEELDWIQYELMKIGFSGGRHFLIQCTEDVSYGTLFSVAATIIESIKQSSQAEKNTLVDTLRPMLEPNGSVFRYYNGLTRSYDDFSIRTWLLKDGMQDTVVNSESRYLLLGFPNILRAAIEGGNTVRIQKLKEYGYDLNQYAFLNFSVNAAWRGFTPLLLAIQCNEPEIVKTLIASGADLNKRSVQFKEIITDLKAKRSPTMIGRVVSPLALANEKGNKEIVELLKSAGAE; encoded by the coding sequence ATGAAATCCATCATGTTTTTGTTCATCACCGCGATAATGTTTTGCGGGTGTTCACAGCCGCCCAAGGATCGTTTTAGTGTGACGGTCACAACGAATGATTCATTGATTCTTTTTGATGGTCAACCGATAGCTAGGATTCAGGATGAAATCGAAGAGGTAAGCTATGTAATGAGCACTCTGTCTGATACACTGGACAAACTTAAACAAGAGATGGTGGATTCGGCAGAACATTCCAATAAAAATTTTTATGGCCGCTTGTTTGTTGAAATGCCACCGCAATTATCATATAAGCTTGTTTTTAAAATAATTTTTAGCAGCCAATTTGCTCATTTTGGTGAGATCCGATTGCGTGGGACATTGAAAAATGGATCGAGGATTGAAATTCCGGTGATTTCCGATCAAGGAATAGGATTGTTACATCGAATTATTATAACGCCGAAAGGTGCGTTACTTTCCGTTTCTAATCGATGGGCTCCTCCAGCTGAATGTCGGGCTTCTTTGAATAATGAATCCGCTGGCTCAACTTTTGAGGTGATTGCTCCGGGCGAAAATGAAGGCTGGTCACCGTCGATTTTTGTTCCGGTGTCGGATGATCTCAAAGAGTTAAAAGAAGAGCTTGATTGGATTCAGTACGAACTGATGAAAATCGGATTTAGCGGTGGGAGACATTTTTTAATACAATGCACGGAGGATGTTTCATACGGAACCTTGTTTTCAGTTGCAGCGACCATCATAGAATCTATAAAACAAAGCTCTCAGGCGGAAAAAAATACTTTGGTCGATACGCTGCGGCCAATGCTTGAGCCTAACGGAAGTGTCTTTCGTTATTATAACGGGCTTACACGGTCTTACGATGACTTCTCGATCAGGACTTGGTTATTGAAAGACGGTATGCAGGATACCGTTGTGAATAGTGAATCGCGTTACCTGCTTCTTGGGTTTCCTAATATTTTACGTGCAGCGATTGAAGGCGGTAATACCGTTCGCATTCAAAAATTGAAAGAATACGGATACGATCTTAACCAATATGCTTTTCTGAATTTTTCGGTTAACGCTGCTTGGCGCGGTTTTACTCCTTTGTTGCTGGCCATCCAGTGTAATGAGCCGGAAATCGTAAAAACGCTGATCGCGTCCGGAGCTGATCTGAATAAGCGATCCGTTCAATTTAAAGAAATCATTACCGATTTGAAGGCAAAACGTTCTCCTACAATGATCGGTCGTGTCGTCTCGCCGCTTGCATTAGCCAATGAAAAAGGAAACAAAGAGATCGTCGAATTACTCAAATCGGCCGGTGCTGAATAG
- a CDS encoding aminotransferase class I/II-fold pyridoxal phosphate-dependent enzyme, with translation MSSRRAFLKGTAIAAVPTIFNFPGAIASLILPAFNADEINFFFDGDRNYTDPEFYSKKLYELAKATKDQADFYGQGGAVAALEQAFAAVTGKEKAIFVPSGTMANQLALKILSGNNTKIFVQETSHIFRDEADAAQSVHGKRLIPLAKGQGNFTLDELKEAVDYHNQGEVFKSGIGAISIENPVRRMDGQVFKFDEMKKISAYCKEQGFKLHLDGARLHIASSYSGVSIKEYASCFDTVYISLYKYLGSGGGAILCGDAPVIDQMPHWIKVYGGTMFQSWPYALMALNNLKDIETRLSMTKQKGEDFVALINQTDEFQIGKMADGTNVFDLTIKGTIDYKKFNDLLREKGILMGRANKGIVKTLINETILKRDSHEILKAMKEAYSKAKTA, from the coding sequence ATGAGTAGTCGCAGGGCTTTTTTGAAAGGAACGGCCATAGCTGCTGTTCCAACCATATTTAATTTTCCAGGGGCCATCGCTTCTTTGATATTGCCTGCATTTAATGCGGACGAAATCAATTTTTTCTTTGACGGCGATCGGAATTATACCGACCCGGAGTTTTATTCTAAAAAATTGTATGAACTTGCAAAAGCCACCAAAGATCAAGCCGATTTCTACGGGCAGGGCGGAGCTGTGGCTGCACTGGAGCAGGCTTTTGCCGCCGTAACCGGAAAAGAAAAGGCGATTTTCGTTCCGTCCGGCACGATGGCGAATCAGTTGGCATTAAAAATTCTGAGCGGAAATAACACCAAAATTTTTGTTCAGGAAACGAGCCATATTTTCAGAGACGAAGCGGATGCGGCACAATCGGTTCATGGCAAGCGTCTGATTCCGTTGGCCAAAGGACAAGGCAATTTTACATTGGACGAATTGAAAGAGGCCGTCGACTATCATAATCAGGGTGAAGTTTTCAAAAGCGGCATCGGCGCTATTTCCATTGAGAATCCTGTTCGCCGCATGGACGGCCAGGTATTTAAATTCGATGAAATGAAAAAAATTTCGGCGTACTGTAAAGAGCAGGGATTCAAATTACATCTGGATGGCGCGCGTTTGCACATCGCTTCGTCGTACTCCGGAGTTTCCATTAAAGAGTATGCGTCGTGTTTCGATACGGTGTATATTTCATTATACAAATATCTCGGAAGCGGTGGCGGCGCGATATTGTGCGGCGATGCGCCGGTTATCGATCAGATGCCGCATTGGATTAAAGTATACGGCGGTACGATGTTCCAAAGCTGGCCCTACGCGCTGATGGCTTTGAACAATCTTAAAGACATCGAAACACGGTTGAGTATGACTAAACAAAAAGGCGAGGATTTTGTTGCGCTGATCAATCAAACCGACGAATTTCAGATTGGCAAAATGGCCGATGGTACGAATGTCTTCGATCTGACCATCAAAGGCACCATCGATTACAAAAAATTTAACGATCTGCTTAGGGAAAAGGGGATTTTAATGGGACGGGCTAACAAAGGGATTGTCAAAACATTGATCAATGAAACGATTCTGAAAAGAGATAGCCATGAAATTTTGAAAGCCATGAAAGAAGCTTACAGCAAAGCGAAAACAGCTTAA